The Lucilia cuprina isolate Lc7/37 chromosome 5, ASM2204524v1, whole genome shotgun sequence genome includes a window with the following:
- the LOC111683459 gene encoding mucin-5AC isoform X1, which translates to MAKMEVDDVVDLSLGTGRDPALTITPTTVRDLRALTQNSGLTITPAPPPPTATSPAAATTASGLGNNSSSITSSTSSSSSSTAIANTSGNTTPTTNNISTTITTVDPSSNSATNQITNTNTNTLNNTSTASANTVVATATTTVAATTTNSQTSTNSSGTGSSGGSGGGGSSIGGLGVVSSGNEENKVQRRVLRPRTEPKSYAEAPDIVLLPARMNGRQQNGNIDSETDDEEMPPYVPIKELTPAELKEREKGLRKLRDDLRNEETKLVLLKKLKQSQHVMKENIVVTSTSVSPTNPLAAIPAALTSKGALSVTPTTAVPLPAHTKSSRSNNNNISSSVSISATNSRSNTNSSSTGSTSSPHRLSNNSILPPPRSALPGGATLTPGSSASISIQATSSPSSSTLSSSARSNALPPRTNLPNLTITPSVTITPTSAPPSGLKSRNQPNVSDNSKVPNTISNSVSITPAPPLSTQNQQHNELKNERLNSREDVQTPAQRQAAAKLALRKQLEKTLLQIPPPKPPPPEMHFIPNPSNTEFVYLLGLETVVDYITTNNKKTNTVAPPFRCAQCKIDFTPVWKWEKQGNKEAKVICEQCVTTNVKKALKAEHTNRLKQAFVKALQQEQEIEQRLASQSSPSPVDAHVAASSALSQVQNHSQQTAHQSQPQAAHAASTAAALVNLPPSVTVIPTKCHTPTPSITPRPTPPPTNQPTPPPPTTPRSSRGSMSHQAQPSPSTPTPSQMHHHQQHQLQQQQQHQHQHQQQQRERERERERERERERERERDRERERERERDHHRAEQQQQRAAAEQQQQQQQQQQQQYDKYSAAALAAAAQLGALGLPGLNNLAGLGGLGNLGNLGQLGNLAALGGLANLGAAAAATATNPAAAAANLGALGNASPAAAMQAFQQQLFRALGQGLATNPQHMMQFTPLLYSYQMAMAQAAQVAAFTNKNKTTSASSSSASSSKNQTASLADIQRAAELQRQYLLEMIPPQAPGPSNNRQNNWKT; encoded by the exons ATGGCGAAAATGGAAGTCGACGATGTCGTCGACTTAAGTTTAGGCACCGGCCGTGATCCGGCTCTAACTATAACACCTACAACCGTAAGAGATTTGAGAGCACTTACACAAAACTCTGGACTGACTATAACACCTGCACCACCGCCACCAACAGCAACATCACCGGCCGCAGCAACAACCGCCTCGGGGCTGGGCAATAATAGCAGTAGTATAACTAGCAGTACtagcagtagtagtagtagtacgGCAATAGCAAATACAAGTGGTAATACCACACCGACTACAAATAATATATCGACGACTATAACCACGGTAGATCCATCTAGTAATAGTGCAACTAatcaaataacaaatacaaatacaaatacattaaacAACACATCCACGGCAAGTGCTAACACAGTTGTGGCCACAGCAACTACAACAGtcgcagcaacaacaacaaattcccAAACCAGTACCAACTCATCAGGGACAGGGTCATCTGGTGGTAGTGGTGGCGGCGGCAGTAGCATTGGTGGTTTAGGAGTAGTTAGTTCAGGCAACGAAGAGAACAAAGTTCAACGTCGTGTTCTGAGACCACGCACCGAACCCAAGTCATATGCAGAGGCTCCTGATATAGTCTTATTGCCGGCCCGTATGAATGGTCGCCAACAAAATGGTAACATAGACTCAGAAACGGATGACGAGGAAATGCCTCCTTATGTACCCATTAAAGAGTTGACTCCAGCCGAATTGAAAGAGCGCGAAAAAGGGCTGCGTAAATTGAGAGACGATTTACGCAATGAAGAAACCAAATTAGTGTTGCTAAAGAAGCTTAAACAGTCGCAACATGTCATGAAGGAAAATATTGTGGTCACCTCGACCAGTGTATCGCCCACAAATCCTCTGGCGGCTATACCAGCAGCTCTGACATCGAAGGGAGCCTTAAGTGTTACCCCCACTACGGCAGTACCTCTGCCAGCACATACCAAAAGTTCACGTTCCAATAACAATAACATCTCATCATCGGTCAGCATAAG tgcTACCAATAGCCGCTCGAATACAAATTCCTCTTCAACCGGGTCGACATCATCCCCTCATCGTTTATCTAACAACTCTATACTGCCTCCACCACGTTCGGCATTACCCGGTGGTGCTACTCTAACACCCGGTTCTTCCGCATCAATTAGCATTCAAGCCACATCCTCACCATCTTCATCAACGTTATCATCATCAGCCCGTTCGAATGCTCTACCACCCCGCACCAATCTACCGAATCTCACTATAACGCCATCAGTGACTATAACACCAACATCGGCTCCACCATCAGGACTTAAATCACGCAAT CAGCCTAATGTTTCGGATAATTCAAAGGTACCTAACACCATCAGCAATTCGGTATCAATAACACCAGCACCACCGTTGTCAACACAAAATCAACAACACAATGAGTTGAAG aatgaACGCTTAAATTCCCGCGAAGATGTACAAACACCCGCACAAAGGCAAGCGGCTGCTAAATTGGCTTTAAGGAAACAGTTGGAGAAGACTTTGCTACAG attccTCCACCTAAGCCTCCACCACCAGAGATGCATTTTATACCAAATCCTAGCAACACTGAATTTGTTTACCTGCTTGGCTTAGAGACTGTTGTCGATTATATAACGacaaataataagaaaacaaatacaGTGGCACCACCATTTCGCTGTGCTCAATGTAAGATTGATTTTACTCCAGTCTGGAAGTGGGAGAAACAAg GCAACAAAGAAGCTAAAGTTATTTGTGAACAATGCGTCACCACTAATGTTAAGAAAGCATTGAAAGCTGAACACACCAATCGACTGAAACAGGCCTTTGTTAAGGCCTTGCAACAAGAACAAGAAATTGAGCAACGTTTGGCCAGTCAAAGCAGTCCTTCCCCGGTGGATGCTCATGTAGCTGCTAGTTCTGCGTTGTCTCAAGTCCAGAATCATTCTCAACAAACGGCGCATCAATCTCAACCACAAGCAGCCCATGCCGCCTCGACAGCAGCCGCTTTAGTTAATCTACCACCGTCTGTAACGGTTATACCCACCAAATGTCACACTCCAACACCAAGTATCACGCCGCGTCCCACACCACCACCAACCAATCAACCAACACCTCCACCACCAACTACGCCACGTTCATCGCGAGGTTCCATGTCTCATCAGGCTCAGCCCAGTCCTAGTACACCTACACCCAGTCAAATGCATCACCATCAGCAGCATCAActccagcagcagcaacaacaccagcatcaacatcaacagcagcagcgtGAACGAGAACGTGAACGGGAAAGAGAACGTGAACGAGAAAGAGAACGCGAACGGGATCGTGAACGTGAAAGAGAACGTGAGCGTGATCATCATCGTGCTGAGCAGCAACAGCAAAGAGCTGCTGctgaacaacaacagcaacaacaacagcagcaacagcaacaatatgATAAATATTCAGCTGCGGCTTTAGCAGCTGCTGCTCAATTAGGTGCTCTTGGTTTGCCGGGTCTAAACAACTTAGCAGGTTTAGGCGGTCTCGGTAATCTGGGAAATTTAGGGCAACTGGGTAATTTGGCGGCGTTGGGCGGTTTGGCCAATCTGGGTGCTGCTGCCGCCGCAACGGCCACAAATCCTGCAGCGGCTGCTGCAAATCTCGGTGCTCTTGGCAATGCATCACCTGCTGCGGCAATGCAAGCGTTTCAGCAGCAATTATTTAGAG CTTTGGGTCAAGGTTTAGCAACGAATCCTCAACATATGATGCAATTTACCCCTTTATTGTATTCCTATCAAATGGCTATGGCTCAGGCAGCTCAAGTAGCTG catttacaaataaaaataaaacaacatctGCATCTTCCTCCTCTGCTTCTTCGTCCAAGAATCAAACAGCCTCATTGGCTGATATACAACGAGCCGCTGAATTGCAGCGACAATATTTACTAGAGATGATACCACCGCAAGCACCAGGACCCAGTAACAATCGTCAAAACAATTGGAAAACGTAA
- the LOC111683459 gene encoding mucin-5AC isoform X2, with product MAKMEVDDVVDLSLGTGRDPALTITPTTVRDLRALTQNSGLTITPAPPPPTATSPAAATTASGLGNNSSSITSSTSSSSSSTAIANTSGNTTPTTNNISTTITTVDPSSNSATNQITNTNTNTLNNTSTASANTVVATATTTVAATTTNSQTSTNSSGTGSSGGSGGGGSSIGGLGVVSSGNEENKVQRRVLRPRTEPKSYAEAPDIVLLPARMNGRQQNGNIDSETDDEEMPPYVPIKELTPAELKEREKGLRKLRDDLRNEETKLVLLKKLKQSQHVMKENIVVTSTSVSPTNPLAAIPAALTSKGALSVTPTTAVPLPAHTKSSRSNNNNISSSVSISATNSRSNTNSSSTGSTSSPHRLSNNSILPPPRSALPGGATLTPGSSASISIQATSSPSSSTLSSSARSNALPPRTNLPNLTITPSVTITPTSAPPSGLKSRNVPNTISNSVSITPAPPLSTQNQQHNELKNERLNSREDVQTPAQRQAAAKLALRKQLEKTLLQIPPPKPPPPEMHFIPNPSNTEFVYLLGLETVVDYITTNNKKTNTVAPPFRCAQCKIDFTPVWKWEKQGNKEAKVICEQCVTTNVKKALKAEHTNRLKQAFVKALQQEQEIEQRLASQSSPSPVDAHVAASSALSQVQNHSQQTAHQSQPQAAHAASTAAALVNLPPSVTVIPTKCHTPTPSITPRPTPPPTNQPTPPPPTTPRSSRGSMSHQAQPSPSTPTPSQMHHHQQHQLQQQQQHQHQHQQQQRERERERERERERERERERDRERERERERDHHRAEQQQQRAAAEQQQQQQQQQQQQYDKYSAAALAAAAQLGALGLPGLNNLAGLGGLGNLGNLGQLGNLAALGGLANLGAAAAATATNPAAAAANLGALGNASPAAAMQAFQQQLFRALGQGLATNPQHMMQFTPLLYSYQMAMAQAAQVAAFTNKNKTTSASSSSASSSKNQTASLADIQRAAELQRQYLLEMIPPQAPGPSNNRQNNWKT from the exons ATGGCGAAAATGGAAGTCGACGATGTCGTCGACTTAAGTTTAGGCACCGGCCGTGATCCGGCTCTAACTATAACACCTACAACCGTAAGAGATTTGAGAGCACTTACACAAAACTCTGGACTGACTATAACACCTGCACCACCGCCACCAACAGCAACATCACCGGCCGCAGCAACAACCGCCTCGGGGCTGGGCAATAATAGCAGTAGTATAACTAGCAGTACtagcagtagtagtagtagtacgGCAATAGCAAATACAAGTGGTAATACCACACCGACTACAAATAATATATCGACGACTATAACCACGGTAGATCCATCTAGTAATAGTGCAACTAatcaaataacaaatacaaatacaaatacattaaacAACACATCCACGGCAAGTGCTAACACAGTTGTGGCCACAGCAACTACAACAGtcgcagcaacaacaacaaattcccAAACCAGTACCAACTCATCAGGGACAGGGTCATCTGGTGGTAGTGGTGGCGGCGGCAGTAGCATTGGTGGTTTAGGAGTAGTTAGTTCAGGCAACGAAGAGAACAAAGTTCAACGTCGTGTTCTGAGACCACGCACCGAACCCAAGTCATATGCAGAGGCTCCTGATATAGTCTTATTGCCGGCCCGTATGAATGGTCGCCAACAAAATGGTAACATAGACTCAGAAACGGATGACGAGGAAATGCCTCCTTATGTACCCATTAAAGAGTTGACTCCAGCCGAATTGAAAGAGCGCGAAAAAGGGCTGCGTAAATTGAGAGACGATTTACGCAATGAAGAAACCAAATTAGTGTTGCTAAAGAAGCTTAAACAGTCGCAACATGTCATGAAGGAAAATATTGTGGTCACCTCGACCAGTGTATCGCCCACAAATCCTCTGGCGGCTATACCAGCAGCTCTGACATCGAAGGGAGCCTTAAGTGTTACCCCCACTACGGCAGTACCTCTGCCAGCACATACCAAAAGTTCACGTTCCAATAACAATAACATCTCATCATCGGTCAGCATAAG tgcTACCAATAGCCGCTCGAATACAAATTCCTCTTCAACCGGGTCGACATCATCCCCTCATCGTTTATCTAACAACTCTATACTGCCTCCACCACGTTCGGCATTACCCGGTGGTGCTACTCTAACACCCGGTTCTTCCGCATCAATTAGCATTCAAGCCACATCCTCACCATCTTCATCAACGTTATCATCATCAGCCCGTTCGAATGCTCTACCACCCCGCACCAATCTACCGAATCTCACTATAACGCCATCAGTGACTATAACACCAACATCGGCTCCACCATCAGGACTTAAATCACGCAAT GTACCTAACACCATCAGCAATTCGGTATCAATAACACCAGCACCACCGTTGTCAACACAAAATCAACAACACAATGAGTTGAAG aatgaACGCTTAAATTCCCGCGAAGATGTACAAACACCCGCACAAAGGCAAGCGGCTGCTAAATTGGCTTTAAGGAAACAGTTGGAGAAGACTTTGCTACAG attccTCCACCTAAGCCTCCACCACCAGAGATGCATTTTATACCAAATCCTAGCAACACTGAATTTGTTTACCTGCTTGGCTTAGAGACTGTTGTCGATTATATAACGacaaataataagaaaacaaatacaGTGGCACCACCATTTCGCTGTGCTCAATGTAAGATTGATTTTACTCCAGTCTGGAAGTGGGAGAAACAAg GCAACAAAGAAGCTAAAGTTATTTGTGAACAATGCGTCACCACTAATGTTAAGAAAGCATTGAAAGCTGAACACACCAATCGACTGAAACAGGCCTTTGTTAAGGCCTTGCAACAAGAACAAGAAATTGAGCAACGTTTGGCCAGTCAAAGCAGTCCTTCCCCGGTGGATGCTCATGTAGCTGCTAGTTCTGCGTTGTCTCAAGTCCAGAATCATTCTCAACAAACGGCGCATCAATCTCAACCACAAGCAGCCCATGCCGCCTCGACAGCAGCCGCTTTAGTTAATCTACCACCGTCTGTAACGGTTATACCCACCAAATGTCACACTCCAACACCAAGTATCACGCCGCGTCCCACACCACCACCAACCAATCAACCAACACCTCCACCACCAACTACGCCACGTTCATCGCGAGGTTCCATGTCTCATCAGGCTCAGCCCAGTCCTAGTACACCTACACCCAGTCAAATGCATCACCATCAGCAGCATCAActccagcagcagcaacaacaccagcatcaacatcaacagcagcagcgtGAACGAGAACGTGAACGGGAAAGAGAACGTGAACGAGAAAGAGAACGCGAACGGGATCGTGAACGTGAAAGAGAACGTGAGCGTGATCATCATCGTGCTGAGCAGCAACAGCAAAGAGCTGCTGctgaacaacaacagcaacaacaacagcagcaacagcaacaatatgATAAATATTCAGCTGCGGCTTTAGCAGCTGCTGCTCAATTAGGTGCTCTTGGTTTGCCGGGTCTAAACAACTTAGCAGGTTTAGGCGGTCTCGGTAATCTGGGAAATTTAGGGCAACTGGGTAATTTGGCGGCGTTGGGCGGTTTGGCCAATCTGGGTGCTGCTGCCGCCGCAACGGCCACAAATCCTGCAGCGGCTGCTGCAAATCTCGGTGCTCTTGGCAATGCATCACCTGCTGCGGCAATGCAAGCGTTTCAGCAGCAATTATTTAGAG CTTTGGGTCAAGGTTTAGCAACGAATCCTCAACATATGATGCAATTTACCCCTTTATTGTATTCCTATCAAATGGCTATGGCTCAGGCAGCTCAAGTAGCTG catttacaaataaaaataaaacaacatctGCATCTTCCTCCTCTGCTTCTTCGTCCAAGAATCAAACAGCCTCATTGGCTGATATACAACGAGCCGCTGAATTGCAGCGACAATATTTACTAGAGATGATACCACCGCAAGCACCAGGACCCAGTAACAATCGTCAAAACAATTGGAAAACGTAA
- the LOC111683465 gene encoding uncharacterized protein LOC111683465, whose amino-acid sequence MIFSTRIITFLLLVLVVLIHSAPVTNNVGTQKQLLKTRFKRQIDLTLSAEHDDKEDETEIALEAIANLWRSTDGNTQIDGSAKVLHRSNSLQNGSGADWRLGFRVLFT is encoded by the exons atgaTATTCTCTACCAGAATAATCACTTTTTTACTTTTGGTTTTGGTAGTTCTAATCCACTCGGCACCAGTAACAAATAATGTTGGAACACAAAAACAATTGCTGAAAACACGCTTCAAGCGACAAATTGATTTAACCCTGTCTGCCGAACATGATGACAAAGAAGATGAAACGGAAATTGCACTTGAGGCCATTGCAAATCTATGGCGTAGTACCGACGGCAACACACAAATAGATGGTTCGGCCAAAGTTTTACATCGTTCAAATTCCTTACAAAACG GTTCCGGTGCTGATTGGCGTTTGGGCTTTCGTGTACTGTTTACATAA
- the LOC111683464 gene encoding NADH dehydrogenase [ubiquinone] 1 alpha subcomplex subunit 5, which yields MSKILKASTGLTGLAVAVNPHHTLSALYGKILRAVAKMPQDAAYRKYTEQIVQQRAKAVESNKDINALEKAIGCGQVEELIVQAENELVLARKMLGWKPWEKLAQPIPNKQWDWPPAKITEPKI from the exons ATGTCGAAAATATTGAAGGCA TCTACCGGCTTAACAGGCTTGGCTGTAGCCGTTAATCCACACCATACCTTGAGTGCTTTGTATGGTAAAATCTTAAGAGCCGTTGCCAAGATGCCTCAGGATGCTGCCTACCGCAAATACACTGAACAAATTGTACAACAAAGAGCAAAAGCTGTAGAAAGC AACAAAGACATCAACGCTTTGGAGAAAGCCATTGGCTGTGGCCAAGTTGAGGAATTAATTGTACAAGCTGAAAATGAATTGGTATTGGCACGTAAAATGTTGGGCTGGAAACCTTGGGAAAAATTGGCACAACCTATTCCCAACAAACAGTGGGATTGGCCACCAGCAAAAATTACTGaacctaaaatttaa